A window of Chloracidobacterium sp. N contains these coding sequences:
- a CDS encoding cation transporter has protein sequence MGSCCHDESAFNPCSARQRRTLWLTLGINALMFGVMVGAAWYGRSTALLADSLDNLGDALTYGLSLYVVSRDRAAKARVALFKGGLILAAAAGVVVQIVHRLFHPGVPLFEVMGVFSLLGLAANGACLWLLWQHREEDINMSSVWACSRNDVAGNVAVLVAAALVWLTAAAWPDVVVASGLVLLLLVSSVRVLSAALAELRVAAKASPAQTTDLPTSLPG, from the coding sequence ATGGGAAGCTGCTGCCACGACGAAAGTGCGTTCAATCCCTGTTCCGCGCGGCAACGGCGTACGCTGTGGCTGACGCTCGGCATCAACGCGCTCATGTTTGGCGTGATGGTCGGTGCGGCGTGGTATGGCCGTTCGACAGCCCTGCTGGCGGACAGCCTGGACAACCTGGGCGATGCGCTGACCTACGGACTGAGCCTCTACGTGGTTTCCCGTGACCGGGCCGCCAAGGCGCGCGTCGCCCTGTTCAAAGGCGGCCTCATCCTTGCCGCCGCCGCAGGGGTTGTGGTGCAAATCGTCCACCGGCTCTTCCATCCGGGCGTGCCGTTGTTTGAGGTCATGGGCGTCTTCAGTCTGCTCGGACTCGCCGCCAATGGCGCCTGCCTGTGGCTTCTGTGGCAGCACCGCGAGGAAGACATCAACATGAGTTCCGTCTGGGCCTGTTCCCGGAATGATGTGGCAGGGAATGTGGCGGTTCTGGTGGCGGCCGCACTGGTGTGGTTGACAGCGGCGGCGTGGCCGGATGTCGTGGTGGCCAGCGGGCTGGTGCTTCTGCTGCTCGTGTCGTCGGTGCGGGTGCTTTCGGCGGCGCTGGCGGAACTCCGTGTCGCGGCCAAAGCGTCCCCTGCCCAAACAACGGACCTGCCCACCAGCTTGCCCGGATGA
- a CDS encoding ArsA family ATPase, which produces MRIVTYFGKGGVGKTTLSAATALACAARGHRTLLMSVNAGHNLGDVLGTTVGHAPTPVAPNLEAREVSALAEMRTQWPEIQDYVATILRGIGTGKSAYVQEVLLFPALEELTAMTEIWRASREGQYEVVVVDTPPTAGMMTLLSGPEGLKWILSSIETWYRRLALVATPVMQSLFPSRNPMDMLPEVSRRVGEMRAALTNPEVTSHRLVTRPERLAVTDGLRLVTYHHLYECPVESIFVNRVRRELPTQKAALATLAQSSAGLPVVEVPDQAEEPIGLPALTALAEHVFKGRDPLERALPSPLMTLEAGAEGQHALKLRLPNLELERLDLVTRAGELVLEIGHFKRNIPLPAEVRNKEAVGADYSGDTLTITFA; this is translated from the coding sequence ATGCGGATTGTGACGTATTTTGGCAAAGGAGGCGTCGGAAAAACGACGCTGTCAGCCGCCACGGCCCTGGCCTGTGCCGCCCGTGGCCACAGGACGCTCCTGATGAGCGTCAACGCCGGGCATAACCTCGGCGACGTACTTGGAACAACGGTCGGACATGCACCAACGCCGGTCGCTCCCAACCTGGAGGCACGTGAAGTCAGCGCCCTGGCCGAAATGCGCACCCAGTGGCCCGAAATACAGGATTACGTGGCCACGATTCTGCGCGGAATTGGCACGGGCAAGTCGGCCTACGTGCAGGAAGTGCTGCTGTTCCCGGCGCTCGAAGAACTGACGGCCATGACGGAAATCTGGCGGGCCAGCCGCGAAGGGCAGTATGAGGTCGTGGTGGTGGATACGCCGCCCACGGCCGGGATGATGACCCTGCTGTCCGGCCCGGAAGGTCTCAAGTGGATACTTTCGAGCATCGAGACCTGGTATCGGCGGCTGGCCCTGGTGGCGACACCCGTGATGCAGTCCCTTTTCCCCAGCCGGAATCCGATGGACATGCTCCCGGAAGTAAGCCGCCGGGTCGGCGAAATGCGGGCGGCGCTGACCAACCCGGAAGTGACATCACACCGTCTGGTGACGCGCCCGGAACGGCTGGCCGTGACGGACGGCCTTCGCCTGGTGACGTATCACCATTTGTACGAATGTCCGGTGGAAAGCATCTTCGTCAATCGTGTCCGCCGGGAGTTACCCACGCAGAAAGCGGCGCTGGCTACCTTGGCGCAGAGCTCTGCCGGACTGCCGGTGGTGGAAGTACCCGACCAGGCGGAAGAACCCATTGGGTTGCCAGCCCTGACGGCGCTGGCCGAACATGTCTTCAAAGGACGCGATCCACTGGAACGGGCTTTGCCGTCGCCGTTGATGACGCTGGAAGCGGGGGCCGAGGGTCAGCATGCCCTCAAACTCCGGCTTCCCAACCTGGAGCTGGAACGTCTTGACCTCGTCACCCGCGCCGGTGAACTCGTGCTTGAAATCGGTCATTTCAAGCGGAACATCCCGCTGCCGGCCGAAGTACGGAACAAGGAAGCCGTTGGCGCCGACTACAGCGGTGACACCCTGACGATCACTTTTGCCTGA
- a CDS encoding SpoIIE family protein phosphatase, with protein sequence MEHPTSLDGKWLFRTGDDPAWAAPDTTSTGWTPIEITRPWGKQGYRGYAGVAWYRQTVQLPPEAGASRAGLGLALGGADWASYEVYANGYLVGRFGPWAGQGTFAVPHPQFFFIPAEALLPGRPLVLAVRFRPFPASMQRTPQGGGFDGGLFLIGDALQVQQAVQLAILERKQSQVTELVLALVFFLAGLFHLLFFLRRREQREYLWFGLFAILFAINWYGSGARWWASEWIDYVSLWQLNSFTISVLFIPQACFLWTLFGRRMGWFVKGYLGLLALLGIAPVVIPSLAFSLLISTPRVWVSLLFPALFVALIVAEARRGNREARTIVVGLLISMSCTLNDLLGIRLGFYTTIPLTSWGLAAILLSMALSLANRFARVYGELDALNRDLEAKVVERTSVITRQRDELEQKQTELTDNIAYAQRIQQALLPEADDLARIGRGAFVFFRPRDVVSGDFYWVHHTSQVTYLAVADCTGHGVAGAFMSLIGIDLLNRLVVEMPPPGLLLERLDLAVRHALRQTQGQTHGTAASDGMEVALCYLRHDSTQMTFAGARRPLYVVHLDGTCCEVKGSRRSIGGERQRSDRYFAETTIELSTVRSFYLTSDGFADQNGEHSSRGLGAKGLRTLLARQALLPPALQGKELALAFERHCGTAVQRDDVTVLGVLWQA encoded by the coding sequence ATGGAACACCCAACGTCACTCGATGGGAAGTGGCTGTTTCGGACGGGAGATGACCCGGCCTGGGCCGCGCCGGACACGACCAGCACCGGATGGACGCCCATCGAAATCACCCGGCCGTGGGGAAAACAGGGCTATCGCGGGTATGCCGGCGTGGCCTGGTATCGCCAGACCGTGCAGTTGCCGCCGGAAGCTGGAGCCTCCCGCGCCGGGCTGGGACTGGCGCTGGGGGGAGCTGACTGGGCGAGTTATGAGGTCTATGCCAACGGGTATCTGGTGGGGCGCTTTGGGCCATGGGCTGGACAAGGCACGTTTGCCGTTCCACATCCGCAGTTTTTCTTCATACCGGCCGAGGCCCTTTTGCCTGGCCGGCCGCTCGTCCTTGCCGTACGCTTCCGGCCGTTTCCGGCCAGCATGCAGCGGACACCCCAGGGAGGTGGTTTCGACGGCGGCCTGTTTCTCATCGGAGATGCCCTCCAGGTGCAGCAGGCGGTTCAGTTGGCCATCCTGGAACGCAAGCAGTCACAAGTGACCGAGCTCGTGCTGGCGCTGGTGTTCTTTCTGGCCGGGCTGTTTCACCTGCTGTTCTTTCTCCGCCGCCGCGAGCAGCGCGAGTATCTGTGGTTCGGGCTTTTCGCCATTCTGTTTGCCATCAACTGGTATGGGTCAGGGGCGCGGTGGTGGGCTTCGGAATGGATAGATTATGTGTCGCTGTGGCAGCTCAACAGCTTCACGATCTCCGTCCTGTTCATACCGCAGGCCTGTTTTCTGTGGACGCTCTTTGGGCGGCGCATGGGGTGGTTCGTCAAAGGCTACCTTGGCCTCCTGGCGCTTTTGGGGATAGCGCCCGTGGTGATACCCAGTCTGGCCTTTTCCCTGCTGATTTCGACGCCACGGGTATGGGTATCGCTGTTGTTCCCGGCGCTGTTCGTGGCGCTGATCGTTGCCGAAGCCAGACGTGGAAACCGTGAAGCACGGACGATTGTGGTCGGACTGCTTATCTCGATGAGCTGCACACTCAACGACCTGCTGGGCATCCGGCTTGGGTTTTATACAACCATTCCTCTGACTTCGTGGGGCCTGGCAGCCATCCTTCTTTCCATGGCGCTTTCGCTCGCCAACCGTTTTGCCCGCGTCTATGGCGAACTCGATGCCCTCAATCGTGACCTCGAAGCCAAGGTGGTGGAGCGAACCTCGGTCATCACCCGCCAGCGGGATGAACTGGAACAAAAGCAGACCGAGTTGACGGACAACATTGCCTACGCACAGCGGATTCAACAGGCCTTGCTGCCGGAAGCCGATGACCTGGCCCGCATCGGCCGGGGCGCTTTCGTCTTTTTCCGTCCGCGGGACGTGGTGAGTGGCGACTTCTACTGGGTTCACCACACCTCCCAGGTCACGTACCTGGCCGTTGCCGACTGTACCGGACATGGGGTTGCCGGGGCGTTCATGTCCCTCATCGGGATTGATTTGCTCAATCGCCTGGTGGTGGAAATGCCTCCGCCGGGACTGCTGCTCGAACGGCTCGATCTGGCGGTGCGCCACGCCCTGCGCCAGACACAGGGCCAAACACATGGAACGGCCGCCAGCGACGGGATGGAAGTGGCCCTGTGCTATCTTCGGCACGACAGCACACAGATGACGTTTGCCGGTGCGCGCCGCCCACTCTATGTGGTTCACCTGGACGGAACCTGCTGTGAGGTCAAGGGGTCCCGCCGGAGCATCGGCGGGGAGCGACAGCGGAGTGACCGCTACTTTGCTGAAACAACTATCGAACTCAGCACGGTGCGCAGTTTTTACCTCACCAGCGACGGTTTCGCCGACCAGAATGGTGAACACTCGTCTCGTGGACTGGGGGCAAAAGGACTACGTACGTTGCTGGCACGTCAGGCGCTGCTGCCCCCGGCGCTTCAGGGGAAGGAACTGGCACTGGCTTTCGAGCGGCATTGTGGAACAGCCGTGCAGCGCGATGACGTCACCGTGCTGGGCGTGTTGTGGCAGGCTTGA
- a CDS encoding glycosyltransferase family 2 protein encodes MPTLAVIIIARNEAARLPAALDSVAWADERIVVVDTTTTDTTAEVATAHGARVVWHPFTGYAAQRNFGDTLTTCDWIFCLDADERATPPLHKAIHTAMQTPSPCVAFTVRRRNRYLGQWVRYGGWYPDRQLRLYRRGAGRWRGEFIHESFEPMGPVGHLDADIEHEAITSLADHHAKMNRYTDLAARALLAAGQQCPFWKLLFWPPATFFKTYFLRLGCLDGFPGLCIAWFAAHYVFLKYAKARALAAAPPTPDNPALENPAQTPEDATHADLPH; translated from the coding sequence ATGCCCACCCTTGCCGTCATCATCATTGCCCGCAATGAAGCCGCCCGGTTGCCGGCGGCGCTGGATTCCGTCGCCTGGGCGGATGAACGCATCGTCGTCGTGGATACGACAACCACCGATACCACGGCCGAAGTCGCCACGGCGCACGGGGCGCGGGTTGTCTGGCATCCCTTCACCGGCTACGCCGCGCAGCGCAACTTTGGCGACACCCTGACCACCTGCGACTGGATTTTCTGCCTTGATGCCGACGAACGTGCCACGCCGCCCCTGCACAAGGCCATTCACACAGCCATGCAGACGCCGTCGCCCTGCGTGGCCTTCACCGTCCGGCGGCGCAACCGTTACCTTGGGCAGTGGGTCCGGTACGGCGGCTGGTATCCCGACCGCCAGTTGCGGCTCTATCGGCGTGGCGCCGGGCGTTGGCGCGGCGAGTTCATTCACGAGTCCTTCGAGCCGATGGGGCCGGTCGGCCACCTCGACGCAGACATCGAGCACGAGGCCATCACCTCCCTGGCTGACCACCACGCCAAAATGAACCGCTACACCGACCTGGCCGCCCGGGCACTCCTGGCCGCCGGGCAGCAGTGCCCGTTCTGGAAGCTGCTTTTCTGGCCGCCGGCCACCTTTTTCAAAACCTATTTCCTGCGCCTGGGCTGTCTCGACGGCTTCCCGGGCCTGTGCATTGCCTGGTTTGCCGCGCATTACGTGTTTTTGAAGTACGCCAAGGCCCGCGCCCTTGCTGCCGCACCGCCCACGCCGGATAACCCGGCGCTGGAAAACCCGGCACAGACGCCGGAAGACGCCACCCACGCGGACTTGCCTCACTGA
- a CDS encoding APC family permease, translating to MASVPTDEPQLRRGLTLTDALALTVGTIIGTGVFLKTAVMGQALGSPLAVLAAWVAAGLLSLAGALTYAELGAMLPRAGGEYVFLRAAYGDWLAFLYGWMRFAVAAAGSIAIYGVGLAIFLGGVVDYGRPWYVTTFRLFGADIAWQFGPRQLIAIGAITLFSLLNSLGVVVGGRLQSVLTAVKVGAIVAIVGGILLGSPTGNWSNVWVSDVPATVNVTTFGAAMLAALWAFDGWNNLPMAAGEVQHPERNIPRALIFGMLIVLTVYGLANLAYCYALPMSAIATANSTAYPEAPPVATRAAQTFFGDGGARLVSVAFVLSSLGALNGSILTNARVPYAMARDGLFFARFGQLNRAAVPAWAMLAQGLWACVLAVSGTFDQLTDYVVFASWVFYGLATAGVFVLRRTQPQVARPYRTLGYPVVPLVFLGVAGWLIVNTLVTNPVSSGIGLGIIALGLPLYGFNRRQMRQRTTEQHVNNAPVQ from the coding sequence ATGGCTTCTGTACCGACCGACGAACCACAACTCCGGCGTGGACTGACCTTGACCGACGCGCTGGCGCTGACCGTTGGGACGATTATCGGAACGGGTGTTTTTCTCAAGACGGCCGTGATGGGGCAGGCGCTGGGTTCACCGCTGGCCGTGCTGGCCGCCTGGGTGGCTGCCGGTTTGCTGTCTCTGGCCGGCGCCCTGACCTACGCCGAACTGGGTGCGATGTTGCCACGCGCCGGCGGTGAGTACGTGTTTCTGCGCGCGGCTTATGGCGATTGGCTGGCCTTTCTCTACGGCTGGATGCGGTTTGCCGTGGCCGCGGCCGGTTCGATAGCCATTTACGGCGTGGGATTGGCCATTTTTCTGGGCGGGGTCGTGGACTATGGCCGTCCCTGGTATGTCACGACATTCCGCCTTTTCGGGGCTGATATAGCCTGGCAGTTCGGGCCGCGCCAGCTCATCGCCATTGGCGCAATCACGTTGTTTTCACTGCTCAACAGCCTGGGTGTCGTGGTTGGGGGGCGGCTGCAATCCGTACTGACGGCCGTCAAGGTCGGCGCCATCGTCGCCATTGTGGGGGGTATTCTGCTTGGCTCGCCGACCGGGAACTGGTCCAACGTCTGGGTCTCTGACGTGCCGGCAACGGTCAATGTCACAACCTTCGGGGCGGCCATGCTGGCGGCGCTGTGGGCGTTCGATGGTTGGAACAACCTGCCGATGGCGGCCGGCGAGGTGCAGCATCCCGAACGGAACATCCCCCGGGCGCTCATCTTCGGCATGCTGATCGTGCTGACGGTGTATGGCCTGGCCAACCTGGCGTACTGCTACGCCCTGCCGATGAGCGCCATTGCCACGGCCAACTCCACGGCCTACCCGGAAGCGCCGCCCGTGGCGACCAGAGCCGCCCAGACGTTCTTTGGCGACGGCGGGGCCCGGCTGGTGTCCGTGGCGTTCGTGCTGTCGAGCCTGGGTGCGCTCAACGGTTCTATTCTGACCAACGCGCGGGTGCCCTACGCCATGGCGCGGGACGGCCTGTTTTTTGCCCGCTTCGGGCAGCTTAACCGGGCGGCTGTGCCAGCCTGGGCCATGCTGGCGCAGGGACTCTGGGCCTGCGTTCTGGCGGTGTCCGGCACGTTTGACCAGTTGACGGATTATGTCGTCTTTGCGTCCTGGGTGTTTTACGGCCTCGCCACGGCCGGGGTATTCGTGCTGCGCCGGACGCAGCCGCAGGTGGCGCGTCCCTACCGGACGCTGGGGTATCCCGTCGTGCCGCTGGTGTTTCTCGGCGTGGCCGGGTGGCTCATCGTCAACACGCTGGTGACCAATCCGGTTTCATCCGGGATTGGTCTGGGCATCATTGCTCTTGGGTTGCCGCTCTACGGATTCAATCGCCGCCAGATGCGCCAGCGCACAACCGAACAGCATGTCAACAATGCTCCGGTTCAGTGA
- a CDS encoding M1 family metallopeptidase: MFPARLTACSLASFLLLGLVTLWPLRPVALAQRADPEAPPAQWTRISDFDTQHLALDLRFDWPTETVHGTARLTFKPVRSDFRRLTLDAGQPMTVLEVTTESGAKLDFQHDKAAEKLTISLDRGYGRSDTVTLVITYQARATPPTGGLFGVFGTGLTFLRPTSTASKRRYQIWSQGETEYNRNWFPCFDFPSDKFTSEVRATVETPYTVISNGRLVSDTDNGDGTHTVHWRMEQPHASYLLSIAIGQYRVITNEYDGIPVQSYVYPDRYADARRAFANLPRMMAFLSTETGIRYPYAKYAQTMIAEFGGGMENITTTHLADNLLPRAHEELDNIEALQAHELAHQWFGNLVTCRDWSEIWLSEGFATYFEALYMGERFGMARLRAILAEHHATYHQAWNEGLRRPMVTRQFAHPDLLFDAYAYSRGALVLDMLRFVVGDEAWREGIRHYLQRHQFQNVETGDFRRAMEEASGMGLDWFFDQWVYRMGHPVFEVTHRYDADRRQLTVKVCQVQKPEPASRHVQTEYFRTPVEVEIVSAQGRRQTVRWFVEARAEQEFSLPLDAAPRAVRFDPQHRLIREVVGETAPLREVAGVGWWGCQHRHQHWYQPGLSATAVTHRRCNPLLSRVVFPHRHSQHCEDEGHERTDFTR, encoded by the coding sequence ATGTTCCCGGCCCGCCTGACTGCCTGCTCCCTCGCCAGCTTCCTGCTCCTTGGACTCGTGACGCTATGGCCACTCCGGCCGGTCGCCCTGGCCCAACGGGCGGACCCGGAAGCCCCGCCCGCCCAGTGGACACGCATCAGTGATTTCGATACGCAGCACCTGGCGCTGGACCTGCGTTTCGACTGGCCAACCGAAACCGTCCACGGCACGGCGCGGTTGACGTTCAAGCCTGTCCGGTCGGATTTCCGCCGCCTCACGCTCGATGCCGGGCAGCCGATGACTGTTCTCGAAGTCACCACGGAAAGCGGTGCAAAGCTGGACTTCCAGCACGACAAAGCGGCCGAAAAACTCACGATTTCGCTCGACCGAGGCTATGGGCGAAGCGATACCGTGACACTGGTCATCACCTATCAGGCCCGGGCGACACCGCCCACCGGCGGACTCTTCGGCGTGTTTGGCACGGGACTGACATTTCTGCGCCCGACCTCGACGGCTTCCAAACGCCGGTATCAAATCTGGTCCCAGGGTGAGACCGAATACAATCGCAACTGGTTTCCCTGTTTTGACTTTCCCAGTGACAAGTTCACCTCGGAAGTCCGCGCCACGGTCGAAACACCCTACACGGTCATCAGCAACGGGCGGCTGGTTTCGGATACAGACAACGGCGACGGTACGCACACCGTCCACTGGCGGATGGAACAGCCGCATGCCAGTTATCTGCTCTCGATTGCCATCGGGCAGTACCGCGTCATCACCAACGAGTACGACGGCATTCCGGTGCAATCCTACGTCTATCCTGACCGGTACGCCGACGCCCGGCGCGCCTTCGCCAACCTGCCGCGCATGATGGCGTTTCTTTCGACCGAAACAGGCATCCGCTACCCTTATGCCAAATATGCCCAGACGATGATTGCCGAGTTTGGCGGCGGCATGGAAAACATCACGACGACCCACCTGGCCGATAACCTGCTCCCCCGCGCCCATGAGGAACTCGATAACATCGAAGCCCTGCAGGCTCACGAACTGGCCCACCAGTGGTTCGGCAATCTGGTGACGTGCCGGGACTGGTCGGAAATCTGGCTGAGCGAAGGTTTTGCCACCTATTTCGAGGCGCTCTACATGGGGGAGCGGTTTGGGATGGCCCGGCTGCGGGCCATCCTGGCCGAACACCACGCCACGTATCACCAGGCCTGGAATGAAGGGCTGCGGCGGCCCATGGTCACCCGGCAGTTCGCCCACCCGGACCTGCTCTTTGACGCCTACGCCTATTCACGCGGCGCGCTGGTGCTCGACATGCTGCGGTTTGTCGTCGGCGACGAAGCCTGGCGCGAAGGCATCCGGCACTACCTGCAACGGCACCAGTTCCAGAACGTCGAAACCGGCGACTTCCGGCGGGCGATGGAAGAAGCCAGCGGTATGGGGCTTGACTGGTTCTTTGACCAGTGGGTGTACCGCATGGGACATCCGGTGTTTGAAGTCACTCATCGTTACGACGCCGACCGGCGGCAACTTACCGTGAAGGTTTGCCAGGTGCAGAAGCCGGAGCCGGCATCCCGACACGTGCAGACGGAGTATTTCCGCACCCCGGTTGAAGTGGAGATCGTCTCGGCCCAGGGACGCCGGCAGACTGTCCGGTGGTTTGTCGAAGCCCGGGCCGAGCAGGAATTTTCACTCCCGCTTGACGCTGCGCCACGGGCGGTTCGCTTTGATCCGCAGCACCGCCTGATTCGGGAAGTCGTCGGCGAAACAGCGCCGCTCCGGGAAGTAGCGGGTGTGGGATGGTGGGGCTGTCAGCACCGGCATCAGCACTGGTATCAGCCGGGGCTGTCGGCCACGGCCGTGACACATCGGCGATGCAATCCATTGCTGAGTCGTGTAGTCTTTCCCCACAGGCATTCCCAGCACTGCGAGGACGAGGGCCATGAGCGAACCGACTTCACTCGATGA
- a CDS encoding MXAN_5187 C-terminal domain-containing protein: MSEPTSLDEQLSQLETEIRRLKIEFDIFFNGGRERPPYDTKYRIDKMVKRIEENKSLRFQQRFRFNQILARLAAFQRLWDRTVKDREEGRDLRTQYLVNFRENEERRREEFGEAIDELDVDAVLSDFRNNPLPPRFEPTTVQMSRHVSQDQQESNIRRLYESLQQAKRTVGEPVNTSYEQFRQIIVQNTQKLCAERQTDQVNFTVDIVDGKVKFKAK, encoded by the coding sequence ATGAGCGAACCGACTTCACTCGATGAGCAACTCAGTCAGCTCGAAACCGAAATCCGCCGTCTCAAAATCGAGTTTGACATCTTTTTCAATGGGGGACGGGAGCGCCCGCCTTACGACACGAAATACCGCATTGACAAGATGGTGAAGCGAATCGAGGAAAACAAATCGCTGCGGTTTCAGCAACGGTTTCGCTTCAATCAAATCCTGGCGCGTCTGGCAGCTTTCCAGCGACTCTGGGACCGCACCGTGAAGGACCGGGAAGAAGGACGTGACCTGCGTACGCAGTATCTGGTGAACTTCCGTGAAAACGAGGAGCGCCGCCGCGAAGAGTTCGGCGAAGCCATTGACGAACTCGATGTGGATGCCGTGCTCAGTGACTTCCGAAACAACCCGCTGCCGCCACGTTTTGAACCCACCACGGTACAGATGAGCCGCCACGTATCGCAGGACCAACAGGAATCCAACATTCGCCGGCTCTACGAGAGCCTCCAGCAGGCCAAGCGCACGGTGGGTGAGCCAGTCAACACGAGTTATGAGCAGTTCCGGCAGATCATCGTCCAGAACACCCAGAAACTGTGCGCCGAACGCCAGACGGACCAGGTGAACTTCACCGTGGACATCGTTGATGGCAAAGTGAAGTTCAAAGCCAAGTAA